The Aedes albopictus strain Foshan chromosome 2, AalbF5, whole genome shotgun sequence region aagattagactttttgctatctcttgagggtggaaaccctcgtgggcaaaagtgggaaaggtgttttaaatacaaggcaaaaacgtattattttgcctgtaatactgtaaaaatatataaaaaaaatataatcaagatgcccgcagtaatttttaatgcactgtgttgcttccggcagaatctttacaaagtttttgcagaaaacagtgagtttttatcagtaaaaattgaaaaatcagtagaaaatattgttataatccgagagttataactaaagctagttctaaataaaagtatttgaatttcttcaaacttatgacaacatatgctCAAACGATTGACTACCTACGCAATAGTCATACAATTGAATGGCTATAATGGTTAGAATagtaaatgcgttttgataaataccttcgcagttctaattggctccttagcgatgttgagacacttccatattctgaatctgcatgccaaactgagccgaaattcaaattttcattaattttagtgCCCGGGACCCTATTTAGAAATCAATTTCAAGTTTgtattgtacgtggatttgctaactgaacacgacgaatcagaaccgtcgtttttggaatcgccgttcgaatcgccgttggaatcgtcgttcgattgcagagcgagacagcaaccaaactgacacatcgctttgacatatttatcgtaggagcaacacgtgcgtgagattctctctctctctctctctcggttggtgtggtttgCTTTGATCCAATCTGACATTTCTTTCatgctgctcatgctgccgatgctgccagctgatggtggCAAGGATAGAGGAGCTTAATCGGAGGGGTGCTCTGATGCGTTTTCGGAAGAGTTTGTcgagataaaaagttttcgttataaaaattatggaaaattctagtttaaaagttcagcataaaacttttcaatgcgtgtttCATATATTATTTTGCAGAGAATTAGTCTAGAGGTCGTTtaacgtaataagagcattaacTTAAAAGTCTATAATTTCACAAGAACGCGTTGAAACGCCCCTTCAAATTTAACGGCGATTCCCaaccagctcaagcaaattcccttggaattcatcttcgaagtaaaatcacaatatgagagcgatttgtcgaatcaccccttgtcgcattttgtactgggcggagctgtcaagcagttgcccagctgtcaaaagttgatcgaaaaatctctttgaagttgatttcaagtaccgaaataaagttctaaaaatctgaaaaaaatatagtggctcagaaaatggtCAAACAGTTAATTTtgaagtaactttatcagaaattacctgaccatctgatagttaacaatatgaattcaaaatcatgaaaaaatattctgtttggtaagcacaatgctcaaaaatgttgcaaaatatttccggaaattacacaatgcagtaaaaattactgcgggcatcttgattattattaattttatttatttttcttgtattacaggcaaaataataattTTTTGCCTTGTATTCAAAACATCTTTCTCACTaatgcccacgagggtttccaccctcaagagatagcaaaaagtctaatctttcacctaccgactgacagagatggaatcctcctcagagcaaaacaagagaacaaaaaatttgcaccacgctcccgcatccaatgccagagcggcttctctcggtttctttcaccttcctgcttgcagcttgtaacaccgaaacatgtgcggatttgttcgcacaaaaaagtgcgtttgctcaaaattgaggcactttgtgcaccgggagTTAACATAAATATGCTTATGctcaaaaaatcaataattaacaagcgtacaagtatttatgtatgcaattGTGCCATGCGATGCGAACGGAACGATCAAACCGCGTAAAACGCTGGTGAAATTGTCGATCAACTttgcgggagcctcaaaaatgatgcacaaaaatgtttctctttgtgCTGGTTTTTGTGGTTCGacgtttctctttgttttcgcatgcttcctccttgcgctacgctcccgcacaaacgatagcggtgggagcgtacaaagataaagagaacaaaaacatgcatttgaggcacattgcgggagcaaatgacaagcctgccgactgagccatctgcgccattttgcgccggaaatagttacttaaggtatGATAtaaatgataaatttgcctataacttttttgtttcaagatataatgacttgacatcttcggaagaaatgtgtattttgacgttctgaacaagtttgtagaaggtcacaaaactgtaggattttatctgttgaagctacgcTGAAAAAAcaagttttaggggtacttcgcacaaaacgctccatatctcggaaaccgtaagaggtggagctttgacatgttctacgaagtgttttctcttattatgagctacaactttgcccaagacgtcaaacctctaaaaaaattttttgaaaaaataaaaattttatttcacttctagggggattaatcattaattacattttatcagaagacgccttttaacatgccggaaaactttgtagaacacgacaaacctctagaaccaacctaaaaaaagttatttaattttgatcgcaaaatcatcgatttcgaacactgtgccatGTAGAGAACTGCAGAAAACACATAAGAACTCTTATATGAAGGTGCCCAGTTCGTATCCAGTTAAACCATTACCTAAGTTCCATACAGAAGACGCGCCTCCGCCCTTtactaaaaatacaaaaaaaatatctctAACCGCCTTTTCTGTACACGGGCTTGGAGGgcgcaaaaattgaaaaaaaaaatcacgaaggtgATTTTCTTATATCGATAAGGCAGAAGCGATTCCTGatcgcaaattaaaaaaaataggttGTTCTTCCTATATGTGCGAGGGCGCTCACACTGGAAGTGtgcaatttaagaaaaaaaaaaaaacaagtttgaaCTTCAGAGCTGGTTATACTCAGttagtaacttggagtaaccacgatgacaccactcaAGCAGTACCGAAATGGCAGTACGTAGGCACCGGGGACCAATGTATCGGAAGAAACTGCAACGCTGGTGCATCAGAGGACGAAAATGATTAAACTCCAACGATAAGGGAAATTCAGGATATTTTTCACCAGATCAAAGCATACAAAGTAGCTAATAAGGATTGTATCGTAGCTGAGTTTTTCAAGGAaggtccagaaaagttggtcaccttcCTGCACTGGTGGCATTTTCAATTAATTGTCAGAGCAGTTTAAAGGAAAAGGTATGATTCAGCTGAAAATTTGGCATCTGTTACATAACCACTTTTCAAAGTACATAACTGCCGTGAATTGCCTATCAGTCTCATTTGCAAACATGGGTTTAAAATACAATTCATGGCACACAATGTATTGTAATAAcacgtagggtatcgggatgcttcgttggcatagtcccctcgttcggcctatctcaatgtaaaccaaaaactcaaacaaacacgcataactggatatcggaaaagctatgcgccaaacaactgtaacatttcgtttcaattttagcactttggaacattaaaattgaatgaaaatgtcactttgtttagcttttgtagacgccatgattcttcggcttagtgggtagtctatacacatgatcataaatggcatgattctgaaacatttcgaattgacttttcaataactgaacatttgatgcgacggtcaaagacgctattttgaacttgtgtatttgttttcaacgaataataactattttacaaattgaatgtgggccgaatattgaggacatttttttcactatgtacccaaatcttggcccatcagtaaagtgacgtcaaaaacagcggTAAAAAGACGTCAAtagcatttcttgcgtaagaaccagaaagaacgaacaggaagaaagattttgtgtgcggtgactgtaaaaatataacacaataatagggttgcgttgtttttgttactaaattaagaaataattttagttaaagtgatttatttatagtttttttggaaatttggctccgGAAATattatttaaaagtaagattggtgaacaaacagagataatacttcagcagaaatattgaaaaaatgagataattagtggttctagtgcatggatagcaataggccaacgttgtatccactaataggccaatttttgtaccatagaccaacgttgcataccatcgcatcgaatcttttcaacttaattaagtaaaatcttgaatatttacgtaagtttacttccaattggagaaacatgcattgcctagagtgtgtaatagggtcgacatattatttctagtgctattaattcatgagttatggtcaaaattgtcaaggcggcttgcaaattaggccaaggaatggtacatataccctatattgCAATTAAGATGTTCGGATCGGAACCATAATTAATAGTCTGTGTTACTGtccaaaactagtttttttttttcgaataacaaAAAAACACGAACTAAGAACTTTATCATTTTCGCGCATGATCATAATTTTCAACGTACCACTGAACCGATTCCTTGATAGCACTATCAAAGTCAGTAAATTTAAAATCTGGCAGTAGCTTCCGTAGCTTGGCATTCGACGCCGTTTTCTTGTACTGTCCGTCCGCTTTACTGGTATCGAATTCGATCTTGCCCTTAAAATCGAAAGCTTTCACCAATGACTCAGCCAGCTGAGCAATCGATACTTCGGCTTCCTCGTCCACCGAAAGCACAATGGGGTCAACACTCTCGTAACTTCTCAGAACCCAGATGAAAAGTTTCGCCAAGTCGATAGAATAGATGAACTGCCGCAGTGGTTTTCCAGTTCCGAACACCGGGAAGATTTTCTCCTCTTGAGGTTTCTGCGGAAAAGAATACGAAATGTTATTTGTGAAAGACACCGTCAATTCCAGGAAATTACCTCCAGATCTTTCAGGTACATGATCTCATGAAGCCGGTGAATCATTCCAGGAATGACGTGACTTACTCCGGGAGTATAGTTATCGTACGGACCGAACACATTGCACGGAACAACTGAGGTGAACATGTCGCCGTGTTGTTGATTGTAAGCCCGGTTGGTGATGTCGATCAACCGCTTAGCATAGCTGTAGCCAAAGTTGGAGTCATGCGGCGGACCGTTGTGGATCTGAATAGAACAATTATTTTAATCAGAACTTATATAAACCTTCTGAAGATGTTAAAGCCTACCATAGTCTCATCAATGGGATAGCTGGTCTTGTCTGGAAAGATGCATGTCGACAAACAAGAAACCACCTTGCGCACTTTGAACTCATGGCTTAACAGCAACACGTTGTCGTTGATTTGGATGTTTTTGCGTAAGAAATCCAAGTTGTTGTTCATGTTGTGGAACAGCCCGCCCACCATTGCCGCAAGGTGGATCACGTGCGTTGGTTGGTGTCGTTCGAACATTGCTCGCGTCGACTGCAAATCTCTGTGAAGAAGGTAAATAATGGTTAGTGGAACAATGGTTACGAAGTTAACTTCGCTGCTCAGTGTTTTGGGAAAGGTTCTAAAATTGAATATTCAGCTGAAGTTgaataccgcatttagttcaccactggactatcgcacatgTTTCCAAGAGTGCGATTGCAACAAATTAACTCTGTGTCTTCAGAGCGCTTATTCAGcttaaatcaaagaaatagtatACCGTtgacatcaactggatttgatgcaatcacgcacttttattaacgttttcacAATATCTTTTTAACATTGTGAATTGTAACTTGGAACTAGTTATTCATTCCAAAAGATAATCTGGTTTCGTCACATTATAAAAATACATCGTTTCACATATGCATTGAAATGGAACAAGCAGAAAAATTAGGAACACTTCATTAGTCTAGTTATTTAGCTTCATGATAAAGTATAGGAGTATGTTGGGACCAGGTTTCTGTACAATAATTTGAAGCTCTTAGTCAAGTTATGTTAATCACAGTGCAACAGTACAACTGCTTCCATGTGAACATTTGTAAACATGACTTAATATTTGAAGCCTAATAAGAAAATGTGTGGCTGCACAGGGGGACTTTAAcgccacacgctatgtctgaactagaagattataaaaattgaatgtacatcggcttTCTTTCTACAGAATATCagaattcaagctatattttaatatgcagaaacttttaaaatatttcatcggagaaattttgatttgttcatctttttagctgtttttcatacaaatttgcacaAAATACTCGTTTTCGGCCAAtgtctctcccatacaaaatgtatggaaaaattttcgccgataaaatatttttaaaccttctgcaaatgaaaatataggttgaatactgatgttctgcggaaaaaaaatctgatgtacattcaatttttatgttctgcTGGTTTAGACATAGCGTCTGCCAATCATTTCTTAATTATTTAAGGATATTTCGAGGAAGTTGATGAGTGGCCCCAGAAGGACTTCATGGGCATTTCAGAGGCTTCCAAAcagtttcagaggctttcagaagCGGTTAGAAAATGAGCAGATATTGCATTTTATATTATTGTATTGTCACTTAATTCTGGAGCTTCATTTATTCTTCTATTTAGATAGATTGACTTATAAAGAGGACGAGAAGAAATAACTTACTACATCCAAAATCAATAAATGTACTTACGTGAGATCTGCATCCTTCGAACCAACAAATACCCACTTCTCGTCGGTCGGCTTCTCATCATTGATTACCGTTCCAATAGCTTTTCCCACGAGTCCGGTTCCACCCGTTACCAATACGGTCTTCGTCATATTAAGTTAATTCTAAGTAACTGAGCGATATCTAAAATAAGAAAATAGTTAAAATTTAATCCAATTTGTCAGTCACTCTGAGTCCGCAGACGAGTCATCCGGTGTTTTTGTTGACGTCTGCAACAGCTCTGAATGACAACTGGACAAAATGCTGTCAGTTTGACAGCGAATGTAGCGAAAGACAATCAAAACGGAGTTAAATACTACCACGCACTGACAGGGGTTATTGGTGTTACGTTTGCGGAGCGCTTGAAAACACTCTAGCGGGAAACTTTGGAAGCTTTTTACAGGTTGTTGCATGCGATCAGTTGATTCGTTCATTTAACTGACGATAGAGGATGACATTTTTCTTCGTTTTGTTGAAATacataaataaatttaaattttgattattaacTTCAAAAGTACAGGAGAACATAATCCCATTTTTGCCATCAAATCACAACATTGCTCTACAATGAAAAGAGGAAGTaagggtaaaatgaacacatgATCGTTTTCAGTGGAAATTTGACTAATTTCTACTCTTTGCTGAGTAATATCCTTCACATGAAAgtgtactgcccatattcgcatagttgatgtaagcgccactgtacttttcaacatgcttttggaattttaacaacgaataaatataaatttcaagATATTTACctcgttgacatctaactaatggttagatcttgtgatctattgaataaaactgatcacaaatatgcacatgcgttagatattagcttttgtacggtggcattgtcagtggtggttacatcgactatgcgaatatgggcagtgtattgttcgtgcagttgaaaataggaatttttgacacgcgaaagtCGCCTTTTCTCCTTAACCGTGTGtcagacgtacgtcgggcacagtgcgctggatagaggaccagatccgctgtccagcgcactacgtccgacgttaggtttcacgcataaattttgagaaaattcgattgtcgggtgtggggaaacttcgggtttcaatcgCGACGACAATACAAAGAATCTTATAGAAGATTACAGTTTAGACAATGTTctcattcaatatttttttcagtgaaaCAAAAAATGCACTTATGTATGGTTATGATAACTATGTAGTTCAAATTAAGTGTTAATGGGTGTGAAATAAATATATTATTTtctgaaatataataaaatatttCGAATTATTGACTGAACTGTTGAGTTACTTTTCAAATCACTGATTTTAACTTTGAAGCTTTAGTAAATAATTGAAAGAAATAACGTAAAAACAAGCAATTTTCAGATAATAATTTCattttattatttaaaaaaatgaaataaatagcCACCTGAAATTTTCCTCAGTGACAGTTATcctgagcatgagatgaccgtacaattc contains the following coding sequences:
- the LOC109419959 gene encoding probable GDP-L-fucose synthase, which codes for MTKTVLVTGGTGLVGKAIGTVINDEKPTDEKWVFVGSKDADLTDLQSTRAMFERHQPTHVIHLAAMVGGLFHNMNNNLDFLRKNIQINDNVLLLSHEFKVRKVVSCLSTCIFPDKTSYPIDETMIHNGPPHDSNFGYSYAKRLIDITNRAYNQQHGDMFTSVVPCNVFGPYDNYTPGVSHVIPGMIHRLHEIMYLKDLEKPQEEKIFPVFGTGKPLRQFIYSIDLAKLFIWVLRSYESVDPIVLSVDEEAEVSIAQLAESLVKAFDFKGKIEFDTSKADGQYKKTASNAKLRKLLPDFKFTDFDSAIKESVQWYVENYDHARK